In the Nothobranchius furzeri strain GRZ-AD chromosome 15, NfurGRZ-RIMD1, whole genome shotgun sequence genome, one interval contains:
- the si:ch211-207e14.4 gene encoding interleukin-17 receptor D isoform X1, whose product MQTCSLSLSFSSKRLNTFEVYTLHMFLLLQNQLIRLREPTGCASACIVTTPLIPPTRFSCFHAPLQTFRCQLSRRLWVFSQGLHACHCSMWRAALLWCQLWAVAQPLLAEGSPTAVAPQDCSLECISQGGPACEYCRVTKDDINKALGFNSIQAFGGCIPWPCFQLLGAEDPQICQHYVHAPTDVKVEFVHDPNPNSDTIVIYWKPSRYGISFLRGFQVSLQALGGFGVSCQLLLFHRNVSLSASGAQTVYKSDPFTGLSLGSQYAVTVMALPVPEKWEKFYHSEHFSTRTCAEKNGLERCKHDWYPKHIEVQQDGPIITVTFNLAPPNLGIRSYFCLCYANGMKKYTDITPNSSKNQTFHSYQLSGLEEGTNYTCEIAANEIDAVRKTFKVHIGDLNAPMSSEAPPHTPAVSVALPLCLAVVLVIGVILAAIVYWKTKEHRKKLHLKPELFMLHENRTKEEVVSLPKTPLIPPRLLICYSRYDGPAHVKAIMHLGTFVQQHMATQVHLDLWENLSLSEEGSMSWHCRKIQECDFVLVICSPGLRQRHNPAGSAKDEEGDEVADLGLNFKSCEAVVHIIGEEVGRAKARGQDLSKYMTAIFEYCEETDIPTELRLVSCYRLTSDLPLLFSHLHGVALHRPGSYLKINHITEEGFSTVPSGAALQWAIREAGTATKAKRAAHREGIRPNPWNV is encoded by the exons ATGCAAACTTGTTCCCTGTCGCTTTCATTTTCCTCCAAACGTTTAAATACTTTTGAGGTGTACACCCTCCACATGTTCCTGCTCCTGCAGAACCAGCTCATCCGTCTGAGGGAGCCGACTGGCTGCGCCTCCGCCTGCATCGTCACCACTCCCCTCATCCCTCCCACCAGGTTTTCCTGCTTTCACGCACCACTACAAACCTTCAGATGCCAGCTTTCACGCAGACTGTGGGTTTTCTCGCAGGGACTCCACGCCTGCCACTGCAGCATGTGGCGGGCAGCGCTGCTGTGGTGCCAGCTTTGGGCTGTCGCTCAGCCTCTCCTGGCTGAAGGCTCACCCACTGCCGTCGCCCCTCAGGACTGCAGTCTGGAATGCATCAGTCAG GGAGGACCTGCGTGTGAATACTGCAGAGTAACCAAAGACGACATCAATAAGGCTCTGGGTTTTAACTCCATCCAAGCGTTTGGAG GTTGTATTCCATGGCCATGCTTTCAGCTCCTCGGAGCTGAAGACCCCCAAATCTGTCAGCATTACGTTCACGCACCAACTGACGTAAAAGTTGAGTTTGTGCATGATCCAAACCCCAACTCTGACACCATCGTCATCTACTGGAAGCCCAGTCGCTACG GAATCTCATTCTTGAGAGGTTTTCAAGTTTCTCTCCAGGCTTTGGGAGGGTTCGGCGTTTCCTGCCAGCTGTTGCTTTTCCACCGTAATGTCTCCTTATCAGCCTCAGGAGCTCAAACG GTGTATAAGTCAGACCCGTTCACCGGACTCTCCCTGGGCTCCCAGTATGCCGTGACTGTCATGGCTCTGCCAGTTCCTGAGAAGTGGGAGAAGTTCTACCACAGCGAGCACTTTTCCACCCGCA CTTGTGCAGAGAAAAATGGTCTTGAGCGCTGCAAACACG ACTGGTACCCGAAGCACATCGAGGTCCAGCAAGATGGTCCCATCATCACCGTGACTTTTAATTTGGCCCCGCCAAACCTTGGCATCAGAAGTTACTTCTGTTTGTGTTACGCAAACGGCATGAAGAAATACACAGATATCACACCC AATTCCTCCAAAAACCAAACTTTCCACAGCTACCAGCTGAGTGGCCTTGAAGAAGGAACCAACTACACCTGTGAG ATTGCGGCAAACGAAATCGACGCAGTGAGGAAGACCTTCAAAGTTCACATCGGAGatctgaatg CTCCCATGTCCTCAGAGGCTCCCCCTCACACCCCCGCCGTGTCTGTGGCGCTACCACTGTGTCTGGCTGTGGTGCTCGTCATTGGTGTCATACTGGCTGCTATTGTCTATTGGAAAACCAAGGAGCACAGGAAGAAACTCCACCTAAAACCAG AACTTTTTATGCTACATGAGAACAGGACCAAAGAGGAAGTTGTGTCATTGCCCAAAACCCCACTGATTCCTCCACGTCTACTGATTTGCTACAGCAGATATGACGGTCCCGCCCATGTTAAAGCCATCATGCACTTGGGAACCTTCGTACAGCAGCACATGGCAACTCAG GTGCACCTGGACCTTTGGGAGAATCTTAGCCTGTCTGAGGAGGGCAGCATGTCCTGGCACTGCCGGAAGATCCAAGAGTGTGACTTTGTCTTGGTGATATGTTCTCCGGGGCTCAGGCAAAGACACAACCCTGCAGGGTCAGCGAAGGATGAGGAAGGTGACGAAGTAGCAGATTTAGGGTTGAATTTTAAAAGTTGCGAAGCAGTCGTTCATATTATTGGAGAAGAAGTTGGCCGAGCCAAGGCCAGGGGGCAAGACCTGTCCAAATACATGACAGCCATTTTCGAGTACTGTGAGGAAACGGACATCCCCACAGAGCTGAGACTGGTATCTTGCTACAGACTGACAAGTGACTTACCGCTGCTCTTCTCCCACCTTCATGGAGTGGCCCTGCACAGACCAGGAAGTTACCTGAAGATAAACCACATCACAGAGGAGGGCTTCTCAACCGtaccatcaggagctgctctgcaGTGGGCCATACGTGAGGCTGGGACGGCCACGAAGGCAAAACGGGCAGCACACCGGGAAGGAATAAGACCTAACCCATGGAATGTTTAA
- the si:ch211-207e14.4 gene encoding interleukin-17 receptor D isoform X2 — protein MQTCSLSLSFSSKRLNTFEVYTLHMFLLLQNQLIRLREPTGCASACIVTTPLIPPTRFSCFHAPLQTFRCQLSRRLWVFSQGLHACHCSMWRAALLWCQLWAVAQPLLAEGSPTAVAPQDCSLECISQGGPACEYCRVTKDDINKALGFNSIQAFGGCIPWPCFQLLGAEDPQICQHYVHAPTDVKVEFVHDPNPNSDTIVIYWKPSRYGISFLRGFQVSLQALGGFGVSCQLLLFHRNVSLSASGAQTNSSKNQTFHSYQLSGLEEGTNYTCEIAANEIDAVRKTFKVHIGDLNAPMSSEAPPHTPAVSVALPLCLAVVLVIGVILAAIVYWKTKEHRKKLHLKPELFMLHENRTKEEVVSLPKTPLIPPRLLICYSRYDGPAHVKAIMHLGTFVQQHMATQVHLDLWENLSLSEEGSMSWHCRKIQECDFVLVICSPGLRQRHNPAGSAKDEEGDEVADLGLNFKSCEAVVHIIGEEVGRAKARGQDLSKYMTAIFEYCEETDIPTELRLVSCYRLTSDLPLLFSHLHGVALHRPGSYLKINHITEEGFSTVPSGAALQWAIREAGTATKAKRAAHREGIRPNPWNV, from the exons ATGCAAACTTGTTCCCTGTCGCTTTCATTTTCCTCCAAACGTTTAAATACTTTTGAGGTGTACACCCTCCACATGTTCCTGCTCCTGCAGAACCAGCTCATCCGTCTGAGGGAGCCGACTGGCTGCGCCTCCGCCTGCATCGTCACCACTCCCCTCATCCCTCCCACCAGGTTTTCCTGCTTTCACGCACCACTACAAACCTTCAGATGCCAGCTTTCACGCAGACTGTGGGTTTTCTCGCAGGGACTCCACGCCTGCCACTGCAGCATGTGGCGGGCAGCGCTGCTGTGGTGCCAGCTTTGGGCTGTCGCTCAGCCTCTCCTGGCTGAAGGCTCACCCACTGCCGTCGCCCCTCAGGACTGCAGTCTGGAATGCATCAGTCAG GGAGGACCTGCGTGTGAATACTGCAGAGTAACCAAAGACGACATCAATAAGGCTCTGGGTTTTAACTCCATCCAAGCGTTTGGAG GTTGTATTCCATGGCCATGCTTTCAGCTCCTCGGAGCTGAAGACCCCCAAATCTGTCAGCATTACGTTCACGCACCAACTGACGTAAAAGTTGAGTTTGTGCATGATCCAAACCCCAACTCTGACACCATCGTCATCTACTGGAAGCCCAGTCGCTACG GAATCTCATTCTTGAGAGGTTTTCAAGTTTCTCTCCAGGCTTTGGGAGGGTTCGGCGTTTCCTGCCAGCTGTTGCTTTTCCACCGTAATGTCTCCTTATCAGCCTCAGGAGCTCAAACG AATTCCTCCAAAAACCAAACTTTCCACAGCTACCAGCTGAGTGGCCTTGAAGAAGGAACCAACTACACCTGTGAG ATTGCGGCAAACGAAATCGACGCAGTGAGGAAGACCTTCAAAGTTCACATCGGAGatctgaatg CTCCCATGTCCTCAGAGGCTCCCCCTCACACCCCCGCCGTGTCTGTGGCGCTACCACTGTGTCTGGCTGTGGTGCTCGTCATTGGTGTCATACTGGCTGCTATTGTCTATTGGAAAACCAAGGAGCACAGGAAGAAACTCCACCTAAAACCAG AACTTTTTATGCTACATGAGAACAGGACCAAAGAGGAAGTTGTGTCATTGCCCAAAACCCCACTGATTCCTCCACGTCTACTGATTTGCTACAGCAGATATGACGGTCCCGCCCATGTTAAAGCCATCATGCACTTGGGAACCTTCGTACAGCAGCACATGGCAACTCAG GTGCACCTGGACCTTTGGGAGAATCTTAGCCTGTCTGAGGAGGGCAGCATGTCCTGGCACTGCCGGAAGATCCAAGAGTGTGACTTTGTCTTGGTGATATGTTCTCCGGGGCTCAGGCAAAGACACAACCCTGCAGGGTCAGCGAAGGATGAGGAAGGTGACGAAGTAGCAGATTTAGGGTTGAATTTTAAAAGTTGCGAAGCAGTCGTTCATATTATTGGAGAAGAAGTTGGCCGAGCCAAGGCCAGGGGGCAAGACCTGTCCAAATACATGACAGCCATTTTCGAGTACTGTGAGGAAACGGACATCCCCACAGAGCTGAGACTGGTATCTTGCTACAGACTGACAAGTGACTTACCGCTGCTCTTCTCCCACCTTCATGGAGTGGCCCTGCACAGACCAGGAAGTTACCTGAAGATAAACCACATCACAGAGGAGGGCTTCTCAACCGtaccatcaggagctgctctgcaGTGGGCCATACGTGAGGCTGGGACGGCCACGAAGGCAAAACGGGCAGCACACCGGGAAGGAATAAGACCTAACCCATGGAATGTTTAA
- the sars1 gene encoding serine--tRNA ligase, cytoplasmic isoform X2, with protein MVLDLDLFRTDKGGDPEVVRETQRKRFKDVTLVDKLVAADSEWRRCRFTADNLNKLKNLCSKSIGEKMKRKEPVGEDESVPEDAQNLEALTAETLSALTVAQIKKVRLLVDETVEKTDRDRLKLEAERFEYLREIGNLLHPSVPISNDEDVDNKVERTWGDCSVQKKYSHVDLVVMIDGFDGERGAVVAGSRGYFLKGPLVFLEQALISYALRILHSKNYTMLYTPFFMRKEVMQEVAQLSQFDEELYKVIGKSSERSDDSSVDEKYLIATSEQPIAAFLRDEWLKPEDLPIRYAGLSTCFRQEVGSHGRDTRGIFRVHQFEKIEQFVYASPHDGKSWEMFDEMIGTAEEFYQSLGIPYRIVNIVSGALNHAASKKLDLEAWFPGSGAFRELVSCSNCTDYQARRLRIRYGQTKKMMDKTEFVHMLNATMCATTRVMCAILENYQTEEGIIVPEKLRDFMPPGLTDIIKFVKPAPIDQEVTKKAKKQEGGKKKKQGGGNPNLPNAMESMSVNDS; from the exons ATGGTGCTGGATTTGGACCTGTTTCGAACCGACAAAGGCGGCGATCCAGAGGTCGTCCGTGAGACTCAGAGGAAAAGGTTTAAAGATGTCACGCTGGTTGATAAACTGGTCGCCGCAGACTCAGAGTGGAGAAGAT gccgCTTCACTGCAGACAACCTCAACAAGCTAAAGAACCTCTGCAGCAAGAGCATTGGGGAGAAAATGAAG AGGAAAGAACCAGTTGGGGAGGACGAATCCGTACCAGAGGATGcacagaacctggaagccctgacAGCGGAGACACTGTCG GCGCTGACAGTGGCACAGATCAAAAAGGTGCGCTTGCTTGTGGACGAGACTGTGGAGAAGACAGACCGAGACAGGCTAAAGCTGGAGGCGGAGAGGTTTGAGTACCTGAGGGAGATCGGCAACCTCCTGCACCCATCTGTACCCATCAGCAACGACGAG GATGTAGACAACAAGGTGGAGCGTACATGGGGGGACTGCAGCGTTCAGAAGAAATACTCTCATGTTGACCTGGTGGTCATGATCGATGGTTTTGATGGAGAGAGGGGAGCCGTTGTGGCTGGGAGCAGAGGTTACTTCCTAAAG GGTCCCCTGGTGTTCCTGGAGCAGGCTCTGATCAGCTACGCCTTAAGGATCCTCCACAGCAAGAACTACACCATGCTGTACACGCCGTTCTTCATGAGGAAAGAGGTCATGCAGGAAGTGGCCCAGCTCAGCCAGTTCGACGAAGAGCTTTATAAA GTGATCGGCAAAAGCAGCGAAAGGTCGGACGACAGCTCCGTAGATGAAAAATACCTGATCGCCACCTCCGAGCAGCCCATCGCAGCCTTCCTGAGGGATGAGTGGCTCAAGCCCGAGGACCTGCCGATCCGCTACGCCGGCCTCTCCACCTGCTTCAGACAGGAAGTGGGCTCCCATGGGCGAGACACCCGCGGGATCTTCAGGGTGCACCAGTTTGAGAAG ATAGAGCAGTTTGTCTACGCCTCCCCACACGACGGGAAATCATGGGAGATGTTTGACGAGATGATTGGAACTGCAGAGGAGTTCTACCAGTCTCTGGGAATTCCTTATCGTATCGTTAACATCGTGTCTG GTGCCCTAAATCACGCTGCCAGTAAGAAGCTGGATCTGGAGGCCTGGTTTCCTGGTTCAGGTGCCTTCAGAGAGCTGGTCTCCTGCTCAAACTGCACCGACTACCAGGCCAGACGTCTCCGCATCCGCTACGGACAAACCAAGAAGATGATGGATAAG ACAGAGTTTGTGCACATGCTGAACGCCACCATGTGTGCCACTACGCGGGTGATGTGCGCCATCCTGGAAAACTACCAAACTGAGGAGGGCATCATTGTTCCTGAGAAGCTTCGGGATTTCATGCCTCCAG GTTTGACTGACATCATTAAATTCGTTAAGCCCGCCCCCATTGATCAGGAGGTAACCAAAAAAGCAAAGAAACAGGAAGgagggaagaagaagaaacagggAGGAGGGAACCCAAACCTGCCCAATGCCATGGAGAGCATGTCCGTAAACGACTCGTAG
- the sars1 gene encoding serine--tRNA ligase, cytoplasmic isoform X1: protein MVLDLDLFRTDKGGDPEVVRETQRKRFKDVTLVDKLVAADSEWRRCRFTADNLNKLKNLCSKSIGEKMKRKEPVGEDESVPEDAQNLEALTAETLSALTVAQIKKVRLLVDETVEKTDRDRLKLEAERFEYLREIGNLLHPSVPISNDEDVDNKVERTWGDCSVQKKYSHVDLVVMIDGFDGERGAVVAGSRGYFLKGPLVFLEQALISYALRILHSKNYTMLYTPFFMRKEVMQEVAQLSQFDEELYKVIGKSSERSDDSSVDEKYLIATSEQPIAAFLRDEWLKPEDLPIRYAGLSTCFRQEVGSHGRDTRGIFRVHQFEKIEQFVYASPHDGKSWEMFDEMIGTAEEFYQSLGIPYRIVNIVSGALNHAASKKLDLEAWFPGSGAFRELVSCSNCTDYQARRLRIRYGQTKKMMDKTEFVHMLNATMCATTRVMCAILENYQTEEGIIVPEKLRDFMPPGLTDIIKFVKPAPIDQEVTKKAKKQEGGKKKKQGGGNPNLPNAMESMSVNDS, encoded by the exons ATGGTGCTGGATTTGGACCTGTTTCGAACCGACAAAGGCGGCGATCCAGAGGTCGTCCGTGAGACTCAGAGGAAAAGGTTTAAAGATGTCACGCTGGTTGATAAACTGGTCGCCGCAGACTCAGAGTGGAGAAGAT gccgCTTCACTGCAGACAACCTCAACAAGCTAAAGAACCTCTGCAGCAAGAGCATTGGGGAGAAAATGAAG AGGAAAGAACCAGTTGGGGAGGACGAATCCGTACCAGAGGATGcacagaacctggaagccctgacAGCGGAGACACTGTCG GCGCTGACAGTGGCACAGATCAAAAAGGTGCGCTTGCTTGTGGACGAGACTGTGGAGAAGACAGACCGAGACAGGCTAAAGCTGGAGGCGGAGAGGTTTGAGTACCTGAGGGAGATCGGCAACCTCCTGCACCCATCTGTACCCATCAGCAACGACGAG GATGTAGACAACAAGGTGGAGCGTACATGGGGGGACTGCAGCGTTCAGAAGAAATACTCTCATGTTGACCTGGTGGTCATGATCGATGGTTTTGATGGAGAGAGGGGAGCCGTTGTGGCTGGGAGCAGAGGTTACTTCCTAAAG GGTCCCCTGGTGTTCCTGGAGCAGGCTCTGATCAGCTACGCCTTAAGGATCCTCCACAGCAAGAACTACACCATGCTGTACACGCCGTTCTTCATGAGGAAAGAGGTCATGCAGGAAGTGGCCCAGCTCAGCCAGTTCGACGAAGAGCTTTATAAA GTGATCGGCAAAAGCAGCGAAAGGTCGGACGACAGCTCCGTAGATGAAAAATACCTGATCGCCACCTCCGAGCAGCCCATCGCAGCCTTCCTGAGGGATGAGTGGCTCAAGCCCGAGGACCTGCCGATCCGCTACGCCGGCCTCTCCACCTGCTTCAGACAGGAAGTGGGCTCCCATGGGCGAGACACCCGCGGGATCTTCAGGGTGCACCAGTTTGAGAAG ATAGAGCAGTTTGTCTACGCCTCCCCACACGACGGGAAATCATGGGAGATGTTTGACGAGATGATTGGAACTGCAGAGGAGTTCTACCAGTCTCTGGGAATTCCTTATCGTATCGTTAACATCGTGTCTG GTGCCCTAAATCACGCTGCCAGTAAGAAGCTGGATCTGGAGGCCTGGTTTCCTGGTTCAGGTGCCTTCAGAGAGCTGGTCTCCTGCTCAAACTGCACCGACTACCAGGCCAGACGTCTCCGCATCCGCTACGGACAAACCAAGAAGATGATGGATAAG ACAGAGTTTGTGCACATGCTGAACGCCACCATGTGTGCCACTACGCGGGTGATGTGCGCCATCCTGGAAAACTACCAAACTGAGGAGGGCATCATTGTTCCTGAGAAGCTTCGGGATTTCATGC CTCCAGGTTTGACTGACATCATTAAATTCGTTAAGCCCGCCCCCATTGATCAGGAGGTAACCAAAAAAGCAAAGAAACAGGAAGgagggaagaagaagaaacagggAGGAGGGAACCCAAACCTGCCCAATGCCATGGAGAGCATGTCCGTAAACGACTCGTAG
- the LOC107391346 gene encoding PTB domain-containing engulfment adapter protein 1 isoform X1 has translation MDDIIDDSNEILFTVKFLGRVEVVRPSGVQILEEAAQNLKTPDKYSSEKASKKSKVHLYLSSNTLDILEHKTKFLLYSCPLTTVSFCAVLSSSPKVFGFVAQHLATDTFHCYLFQSRKFVSFPTAALRVCEMEQETTCSAVFFFTHIFRLTCWFLSLVDPSKLHQKRKVAEEVEI, from the exons ATGGATGACATCATAGATGATTCCAATGAGATCTTGTTTACTGTAAAG TTTCTCGGCCGAGTTGAAGTCGTTCGGCCTTCTGGAGTCCAGATCCTGGAGGAAGCTGCTCAGAACCTGAAG ACGCCAGATAAGTACTCCTCAGAGAAGGCATCAAAGAAAAGCAAAGTCCACCTTTACCTGTCCTCAAACACGCTCGACATTCTGGAGCACAAAACAAAG TTCCTCCTGTACTCGTGTCCACTGACCACAGTCTCTTTCTGCGCCGTCCTGTCGTCTTCGCCCAAAGTCTTCGGCTTTGTGGCTCAGCATCTCGCCACCGACACGTTCCACTGTTATCTTTTCCAGAGCAGGAAGTTTGTGAGTTTTCCCACTGCAGCATTAAGAGTTTGTGAGATGGAGCAGGAGACCACCTgctctgctgttttcttttttacTCACATTTTCAGGCTCACGTGTTGGTTTCTGTCATTGGTGGATCCTTCCAAACTTCACCAAAAGAGGAAAGTAGCAGAGGAGGTCGAGATCTGA
- the LOC107391346 gene encoding PTB domain-containing engulfment adapter protein 1 isoform X2, whose translation MDDIIDDSNEILFTVKFLGRVEVVRPSGVQILEEAAQNLKTPDKYSSEKASKKSKVHLYLSSNTLDILEHKTKFLLYSCPLTTVSFCAVLSSSPKVFGFVAQHLATDTFHCYLFQSRKFAHVLVSVIGGSFQTSPKEESSRGGRDLIVEALRHKNKKLLKENEELKRRLAAN comes from the exons ATGGATGACATCATAGATGATTCCAATGAGATCTTGTTTACTGTAAAG TTTCTCGGCCGAGTTGAAGTCGTTCGGCCTTCTGGAGTCCAGATCCTGGAGGAAGCTGCTCAGAACCTGAAG ACGCCAGATAAGTACTCCTCAGAGAAGGCATCAAAGAAAAGCAAAGTCCACCTTTACCTGTCCTCAAACACGCTCGACATTCTGGAGCACAAAACAAAG TTCCTCCTGTACTCGTGTCCACTGACCACAGTCTCTTTCTGCGCCGTCCTGTCGTCTTCGCCCAAAGTCTTCGGCTTTGTGGCTCAGCATCTCGCCACCGACACGTTCCACTGTTATCTTTTCCAGAGCAGGAAGTTT GCTCACGTGTTGGTTTCTGTCATTGGTGGATCCTTCCAAACTTCACCAAAAGAGGAAAGTAGCAGAGGAGGTCGAGATCTGATCGTGGAAGCACTCAGACACAAA AATAAAAAGCTGCTGAAGGAGAATGAGGAGCTGAAAAGGAGACTTGCTGCAAACTAG